The Aggregatilinea lenta genome includes a region encoding these proteins:
- a CDS encoding beta-galactosidase, with protein MCTLSLNRARLTPLIRSATWIVRLLILGTLLRGLAPAPVRVTLGPSQTVETQHPVVCVHTRLTDEVDEWKIQRTLSLVREMGAGTIVEYFPWPYVEGRRGTYDWTHPDRIMQHAANQGIRVIARLGLAPAWTRPPVEEKVTTLTYLTADYYDEFANFAGAFAARYQDDLLGVIVWNEPNLSFEWGSRPVDPESYIELLRLSSDAIHANAPGVLVLGGALAPTIEPEGSGSGMSDLRYLERMYEAGAIGAFDALAVHTYGFTRPPDDPPNPDTINFRRVELIREIMVQHGDADTPIYITESGWSGDPLWVNGVHPGERITYTLQAYQMVEDWPWAQRLCLWIFRQPDDTNRRDAYFALVSSDFYLKPLYEAVQAYARDWPNPYAP; from the coding sequence ATGTGCACGCTCAGCCTGAACCGCGCTCGCCTGACACCCCTCATCCGCTCCGCCACCTGGATCGTCCGCCTGCTGATCCTGGGGACCTTGCTGCGCGGGCTGGCCCCGGCCCCGGTGCGGGTAACGCTCGGCCCGTCGCAGACTGTCGAAACGCAGCATCCGGTCGTCTGCGTACACACTCGGCTCACAGACGAAGTCGACGAGTGGAAGATCCAGCGCACGCTGAGCCTCGTGCGCGAGATGGGCGCGGGCACGATCGTCGAGTACTTCCCCTGGCCGTACGTCGAGGGGCGGCGCGGCACGTACGACTGGACTCACCCCGACCGCATCATGCAACACGCCGCCAACCAGGGCATCCGGGTGATCGCGCGGCTCGGCCTTGCGCCCGCCTGGACGCGCCCGCCCGTTGAGGAAAAGGTCACCACGCTCACCTACCTCACCGCAGACTATTACGACGAGTTTGCGAACTTCGCAGGGGCGTTCGCGGCCCGCTACCAGGATGACCTGCTCGGCGTGATCGTCTGGAACGAGCCGAACCTCAGCTTCGAATGGGGAAGCCGCCCGGTGGACCCGGAAAGTTATATCGAGCTGCTGCGCCTGTCGTCGGACGCGATCCACGCCAACGCGCCGGGCGTGCTGGTATTGGGCGGCGCGCTGGCCCCCACCATCGAGCCGGAAGGCAGCGGATCGGGCATGAGCGACCTGCGCTATTTGGAGCGCATGTATGAGGCGGGTGCGATAGGCGCGTTCGACGCGTTGGCGGTGCACACCTACGGCTTCACGCGGCCTCCCGACGATCCACCCAACCCTGACACGATCAACTTCCGCCGGGTGGAGCTAATCCGCGAGATCATGGTGCAGCACGGCGACGCGGACACGCCAATCTACATTACCGAAAGCGGCTGGAGCGGCGACCCGCTGTGGGTCAACGGCGTGCATCCCGGCGAACGCATCACTTACACGCTGCAGGCGTACCAGATGGTCGAGGACTGGCCGTGGGCGCAGCGCCTGTGCCTGTGGATCTTCCGCCAGCCGGACGACACCAACCGTCGCGACGCCTACTTCGCGCTCGTCTCGTCCGATTTCTACCTGAAGCCGCTTTACGAAGCCGTGCAGGCGTATGCGCGCGACTGGCCGAATCCGTATGCGCCGTGA
- a CDS encoding SAM hydrolase/SAM-dependent halogenase family protein, producing MNTTPIIAILTDFGTSDAYVGTMKGVALSICPSAQLVDLTHAIQPQNVRQAAYVLLTAFRHFPPHTVFLIVVDPGVGTDREPIAVVTDRGSFVAPNNGVLSYVLPLLQVQHASVLQNDAYYQPGLSATFHGRDIFSPAAAHLAAGVPVTEFGPAVPELIELPDPTLTVEPARVTGEVLHIDHFGNVITSIGQMLWTDPDALELTPQFGADRDAVRAVDAARSRVTTGSRTVDAIHRTYSAVPPGTMTALVGSSGQLEIGINQGSAAQQLGVTLGDPVILELGG from the coding sequence ATGAATACAACACCTATAATCGCGATTTTGACCGATTTTGGCACGTCCGATGCCTATGTCGGCACGATGAAGGGCGTCGCCCTGTCGATCTGCCCGTCCGCCCAACTGGTTGACCTTACGCACGCGATCCAGCCGCAAAACGTGCGGCAGGCCGCCTACGTGCTGTTGACCGCCTTCCGTCATTTCCCGCCGCACACCGTCTTCCTGATCGTGGTCGATCCCGGCGTGGGCACCGACCGCGAGCCGATCGCGGTGGTGACCGATCGTGGCAGCTTCGTCGCTCCCAACAACGGCGTGCTCAGCTACGTACTGCCTCTGCTCCAGGTGCAGCATGCGAGCGTGCTGCAAAACGACGCGTACTATCAGCCGGGCCTCAGCGCGACGTTCCACGGGCGCGACATCTTCAGCCCAGCAGCAGCGCATCTGGCGGCTGGCGTACCGGTCACGGAGTTCGGCCCTGCCGTGCCGGAACTGATCGAGCTGCCCGACCCGACGCTCACAGTCGAACCGGCGCGCGTCACGGGCGAAGTGCTGCACATCGACCACTTCGGCAATGTGATCACCAGCATCGGCCAGATGCTGTGGACCGACCCGGACGCGCTGGAGTTGACGCCGCAGTTCGGCGCGGACCGCGACGCCGTGCGCGCCGTGGATGCGGCCCGCAGCCGGGTCACCACTGGGTCACGCACAGTCGATGCCATTCACCGCACCTACAGCGCGGTGCCGCCGGGCACGATGACAGCCCTCGTCGGCAGCTCCGGCCAACTGGAAATCGGCATCAATCAGGGCAGCGCGGCACAGCAGTTGGGCGTGACGCTGGGCGATCCGGTCATTTTGGAGCTGGGAGGCTAG
- a CDS encoding Rqc2 family fibronectin-binding protein has protein sequence MYFDAVTIMALVDELNDRIVGGRVQDSVEIDDESFGLEVYAHHVRHYLVISANQQFARVHLSSEKLRRGVQKPSPLGLLLRRYVEGARVEAVRQPAWERMVIFEMDGPEGMFELVAEPMERRANLLLVRDDGIVVDCARRVGPQENRVRISLPNHPYEPPPPQKMKRDPDSLTLTLLGDMLDGAPGDQARQVLTRHLLGFSPIVAREAVFRATGSATARAADTSARALLNVIEDLFGAFGAGQWDPGSVISDEQVEAYAAYPLTHLDGWTPAASISAALERFYGPLVGEGAYAAAKQPVQDAITEAKGRVAKKLESLRRGLQDDAALEHLRQSGELLLAYQYTLKRGQTELRAQYEVDGPELVIEIDPSLSPLENAQRYFEKYDKAKRAREGVPQLVDAAEQELGYLSQLESDLALASNWPEIGEVQEALQAGGYWRGKRIAQPGGGKSGPLKVAGDDGFVIWVGRNSRQNDAVTFDKGTSEDVWLHARGVPGAHVIIKSAGRDVPDAVLRRAAALAAYYSQARTEARVLVDVTQRRYVRKIKGGKPGMVTYRNESPIEVVPSAE, from the coding sequence ATGTATTTTGACGCCGTGACGATTATGGCCCTGGTGGACGAGCTGAACGACCGTATTGTGGGCGGACGTGTCCAGGATTCGGTCGAGATCGACGATGAGTCGTTTGGGCTGGAGGTGTACGCGCACCACGTGCGCCACTATCTCGTCATCAGCGCGAACCAGCAGTTCGCGCGGGTGCACCTGAGCAGCGAAAAACTGCGTCGCGGCGTGCAGAAGCCGTCGCCGCTGGGCCTGCTGCTGCGACGCTATGTGGAGGGCGCGCGCGTCGAAGCGGTGCGCCAACCGGCCTGGGAACGCATGGTGATCTTCGAGATGGACGGGCCTGAGGGCATGTTCGAGCTGGTTGCGGAGCCGATGGAGCGCCGCGCCAACCTGCTGCTGGTGCGCGACGACGGGATCGTCGTGGACTGCGCGCGGCGCGTCGGGCCGCAGGAGAACCGGGTGCGGATCAGTCTGCCGAATCACCCCTATGAGCCGCCGCCGCCCCAGAAGATGAAGCGCGACCCGGATTCACTGACCCTGACCCTACTTGGCGACATGTTAGATGGTGCACCGGGCGATCAGGCGCGGCAAGTGCTCACGCGGCACCTGCTCGGCTTCAGCCCGATTGTCGCGCGGGAGGCCGTGTTCCGGGCGACCGGATCGGCTACAGCGCGCGCGGCGGATACCAGCGCGCGCGCGCTGCTGAACGTGATCGAGGACCTGTTTGGCGCGTTTGGTGCGGGACAATGGGATCCGGGCAGCGTGATCTCGGACGAGCAGGTTGAGGCGTACGCCGCTTACCCGCTGACGCACCTGGACGGCTGGACCCCGGCGGCGTCAATCAGCGCGGCACTGGAGCGCTTCTACGGGCCGCTGGTGGGCGAGGGCGCGTACGCGGCGGCCAAGCAGCCGGTTCAGGACGCGATAACGGAAGCCAAGGGTCGCGTGGCCAAGAAGCTGGAGTCGCTGCGGCGCGGTTTGCAGGACGATGCCGCGCTGGAACACCTGCGGCAGAGCGGTGAGCTGCTGCTGGCTTACCAGTACACCTTGAAGCGCGGGCAAACCGAGCTGCGCGCGCAGTACGAGGTGGACGGGCCGGAACTGGTGATCGAGATCGACCCGTCGCTGTCGCCGCTAGAAAACGCGCAGCGCTATTTCGAGAAGTACGACAAGGCCAAGCGGGCGCGTGAAGGCGTGCCGCAACTGGTCGATGCCGCCGAACAGGAGCTGGGGTACCTTTCCCAACTGGAATCGGATCTGGCGCTGGCGTCCAACTGGCCGGAGATCGGGGAAGTGCAGGAGGCGCTGCAAGCGGGCGGTTACTGGCGCGGCAAGCGCATCGCGCAGCCCGGCGGCGGCAAATCCGGCCCGCTCAAAGTGGCCGGGGACGACGGCTTCGTGATTTGGGTGGGGCGCAATTCGCGCCAGAACGACGCGGTGACCTTCGACAAGGGCACATCCGAAGACGTGTGGCTGCATGCGCGCGGCGTGCCAGGTGCGCACGTCATCATCAAATCCGCTGGGCGCGACGTGCCGGATGCCGTGCTGCGCCGCGCCGCTGCGCTAGCGGCGTATTACAGTCAGGCGCGGACCGAGGCGCGCGTGCTGGTAGACGTGACACAGCGCAGGTACGTGCGTAAAATCAAGGGCGGCAAGCCGGGCATGGTCACCTACCGTAACGAGTCGCCGATCGAGGTCGTGCCCTCGGCGGAATAG
- a CDS encoding polyphosphate kinase 2 family protein: MQHQQTIQPQPGQQINLAGYDPDYTGDWEKDLARRQFKDNQERMDALQNVLYAEHKHALLIVLQAMDAGGKDSTIRKVMEGINPQGVHVWSFKQPTPEELDHDFLWRIHQHVPAKGMIGIFNRSHYEDVLVVRVNKLVPDDVWQARYDHINAFERLIADSGVTILKFYLHISKAEQKERFEDRLKEPDKHWKFSRGDLPVRKRWDDYMAAYEDALTRCNTAWAPWYIVPANHKWYRDLVISDAIVRALESLHMEYPAPEPDLDKVKIPD; the protein is encoded by the coding sequence ATGCAGCACCAGCAAACGATCCAGCCCCAGCCCGGCCAGCAGATTAACCTCGCCGGCTACGATCCCGACTACACTGGTGATTGGGAAAAAGACCTGGCCCGCCGTCAGTTCAAAGACAACCAGGAACGCATGGACGCGCTGCAAAACGTGCTCTATGCCGAGCACAAGCACGCGCTGCTGATCGTACTGCAGGCGATGGACGCGGGCGGCAAGGACAGCACCATCCGCAAGGTGATGGAGGGGATCAATCCGCAAGGCGTACATGTGTGGAGCTTCAAGCAGCCGACGCCGGAAGAACTCGACCACGATTTTTTGTGGCGCATTCACCAGCACGTGCCCGCCAAGGGCATGATCGGCATCTTCAATCGCTCCCATTACGAGGACGTGCTCGTCGTGCGGGTGAACAAGCTGGTGCCCGACGACGTCTGGCAGGCGCGCTACGATCACATCAACGCCTTCGAGCGCCTGATCGCGGACAGCGGCGTGACGATTCTCAAGTTCTACCTGCACATCTCGAAAGCCGAACAGAAAGAACGCTTTGAGGATCGCCTCAAAGAGCCGGATAAGCATTGGAAGTTCTCACGCGGGGATCTGCCCGTGCGCAAGCGCTGGGACGACTACATGGCCGCCTACGAAGACGCCCTCACGCGCTGCAACACCGCCTGGGCACCGTGGTACATCGTCCCGGCCAACCACAAGTGGTACCGCGATCTGGTCATCTCCGACGCGATCGTGCGCGCGCTCGAATCACTGCACATGGAGTATCCTGCGCCGGAGCCGGACCTGGACAAGGTGAAGATCCCCGACTAA
- a CDS encoding ABC transporter substrate-binding protein: protein MRERLIAGGRWIWAHWRLAGAALAVLIALAALALYLLTRPGARFGPIDLTWHRIQVNRDLYVGIDPSYPPFAEWTPERIEGIEADIAREIARRLDVEPQILIMGYDGLYDSLYTGYVDFVIAGLSYSASQADWVHYSAPYYDAGQILVTPLDAPLERMSQLDGRTLAVELASAGDIAAQRWQRRLHSLTVSRFMLPDDAMQAVLDGDAEAALVDTVSARLYTQAHPGLRMASQPSVPEEYVIAIRDANYRLIDAVERALADMKADGTLDSIINRWL, encoded by the coding sequence GTGCGAGAGCGACTGATTGCGGGCGGGCGCTGGATCTGGGCGCACTGGCGACTGGCAGGCGCGGCGCTGGCCGTGCTGATCGCGCTGGCGGCGCTGGCGCTCTATCTGCTCACCCGCCCTGGCGCACGCTTCGGCCCAATCGACCTGACGTGGCACCGCATCCAGGTCAACCGCGACCTGTACGTGGGCATCGACCCCAGCTACCCGCCCTTCGCAGAATGGACACCGGAGCGCATCGAGGGCATCGAGGCGGACATTGCCCGCGAGATCGCGCGTCGGCTGGACGTGGAGCCGCAGATCCTGATCATGGGCTACGATGGGTTGTACGACTCGCTGTATACCGGCTACGTGGATTTCGTGATCGCCGGGCTAAGCTATTCCGCCTCCCAGGCCGACTGGGTGCACTACTCTGCGCCGTACTATGATGCGGGGCAGATTCTGGTCACGCCGCTCGACGCGCCGCTGGAACGCATGTCGCAGCTCGACGGCAGAACGCTGGCGGTCGAGCTGGCCTCGGCGGGCGACATCGCCGCGCAGCGCTGGCAGCGCCGCCTGCACTCCCTTACCGTCAGCCGCTTCATGCTGCCCGACGACGCCATGCAGGCCGTGCTAGACGGTGACGCAGAGGCCGCGCTGGTCGATACGGTCAGCGCGCGGTTGTACACCCAGGCGCATCCTGGTCTCAGAATGGCATCCCAACCCAGCGTGCCGGAGGAATACGTGATCGCCATACGCGACGCGAACTACCGGCTGATTGACGCCGTCGAGCGTGCCCTGGCCGATATGAAGGCCGACGGCACGCTTGATTCGATCATCAACCGCTGGCTTTGA
- a CDS encoding DUF3185 family protein encodes MSEAKNNTQENQGVLKSVEQQVSDVIDTLEEQDAQVWAYLIGGVVALLVGLIAAYYYAQSVRERRKSTLEKVKQAVREGLNR; translated from the coding sequence ATGAGCGAAGCAAAGAACAACACACAGGAAAACCAGGGCGTCCTTAAGAGTGTGGAACAGCAAGTGTCGGATGTCATCGACACCCTGGAAGAGCAAGACGCCCAGGTTTGGGCCTATTTGATCGGTGGTGTGGTCGCGCTGCTGGTCGGTCTGATCGCCGCCTACTACTACGCCCAGTCCGTCCGCGAGCGGCGCAAGAGCACGCTTGAAAAGGTCAAGCAAGCCGTCCGCGAGGGGTTGAATCGATGA
- a CDS encoding glycosyltransferase family 4 protein, translated as MRIGIDARLTHYRTGGIAAYTRHLIGALAALDPVNAYYVIHHRRAAETITPGVNFWRMNAFTPSHHRLERWALAAELARLRLDVLHSPDFIPPAGAVGRRVITVHDLHFLHYPQFLTADSRRTYNDQIEWAVRAADHILVDSEATRADLITVLGVSPDKMTVHPLGVGAQYRPLDSTTVRATLDRLALPAEYLLFVGTLEPRKNLGGLLDALDLLHADLPDLPPLLMVGHRGWQADDLLTRLEQLTMAGRVIWRDDIDDADLPPIYNGASLLALPSHYEGFGLTALEAMACGTPVVAANRSSVPEVVGDAGVLVDPGDPADIAAGLSRALTDSTLRDRLRIEGPARAAGFTWQRTAEIALRVYRMVGTA; from the coding sequence ATGCGGATAGGCATTGATGCACGACTCACCCATTACCGGACCGGCGGGATCGCCGCGTACACACGCCACCTGATCGGCGCGCTGGCTGCGCTTGACCCGGTGAATGCGTACTACGTCATTCACCACCGCCGCGCTGCCGAGACGATCACCCCCGGCGTCAACTTCTGGCGCATGAATGCCTTCACGCCCAGCCATCACCGCCTGGAACGCTGGGCGCTGGCGGCAGAGCTGGCGCGGCTGCGCCTGGACGTGCTGCACAGCCCGGACTTCATCCCCCCGGCGGGCGCTGTAGGCCGCCGCGTGATCACCGTGCACGACCTACATTTCCTGCATTACCCGCAGTTCCTGACGGCGGACAGCCGCCGCACCTACAACGACCAGATCGAATGGGCCGTGCGTGCCGCCGACCATATTCTGGTCGATTCGGAAGCAACGCGCGCCGATCTCATCACGGTGCTGGGCGTATCGCCGGACAAAATGACCGTGCACCCGCTCGGTGTGGGCGCGCAGTATCGCCCGCTCGACTCAACCACCGTGCGCGCCACACTCGACCGGCTCGCCCTGCCCGCCGAGTACCTGCTGTTCGTCGGCACCCTGGAGCCGCGCAAGAACCTGGGCGGCCTGCTCGACGCGCTCGATCTGCTGCACGCGGATCTACCCGATCTGCCGCCGCTGCTGATGGTGGGCCACCGGGGATGGCAGGCGGACGACCTGCTGACACGTCTGGAGCAGCTTACAATGGCGGGCCGCGTCATTTGGCGCGATGATATAGATGATGCCGACCTACCACCGATCTACAACGGCGCGAGCCTGCTGGCGCTGCCCTCGCACTACGAGGGCTTCGGGCTGACCGCGCTGGAAGCGATGGCTTGCGGCACGCCGGTCGTCGCGGCGAATCGCAGCTCCGTGCCGGAAGTCGTCGGAGATGCGGGCGTGCTGGTCGATCCCGGCGATCCGGCGGACATCGCGGCGGGGCTGAGCCGCGCCCTGACCGACAGCACCCTGCGCGACCGCCTCCGTATAGAGGGTCCGGCGCGCGCGGCGGGCTTCACATGGCAGCGCACAGCGGAGATCGCCCTGCGCGTCTATCGCATGGTCGGCACAGCCTAA
- a CDS encoding glycosyltransferase yields MRILFLTAQLPEPPHAGGAIRVSGLTRGVHAAGHEVHLLAFATPAQRAAAENTLSSYCASVITVEPPQRSLRNRLRDLALTHAADMQRRFYSPQYDAHLRDMLTRERFDLIQIESLEMATYLPTIRATQPGTPVIYDSFNAEFELQHSIYEAEKGSLRHLPGWLYSRIQWQRLIHFEGEVCRDVSHVIAVSDEDAEAFSRLLPNCNVTVIPNGIDTAAYARSTSPLDLGEHALLFTGSMSYRPNVDAVLWFAENVLDTIRAAVPDARLFVVGSQPHPRLDSLRERDDVEITGWVPDVNPFLHAAAVTVVPLRMGSGTRLKLLQAMAAGQAIVSTRLGAAGLEVRDGRELRLADSTDDFATAAITLLRDPACRCALGEAGTAYVQSHHDWSTIVPDLLALYAQIVAR; encoded by the coding sequence ATGCGCATCCTTTTTCTGACCGCACAACTTCCCGAACCGCCCCACGCAGGCGGCGCGATTCGCGTCAGCGGCCTGACACGCGGCGTGCACGCCGCCGGGCACGAAGTGCACCTGCTGGCCTTTGCGACCCCGGCGCAGCGTGCCGCCGCCGAGAACACGCTCAGCAGCTACTGCGCGAGCGTGATCACCGTCGAGCCGCCGCAGCGCAGCCTGCGCAACCGCCTGCGCGACCTCGCGCTGACGCACGCCGCCGACATGCAGCGCCGCTTCTACTCACCGCAGTACGACGCGCACCTCCGCGACATGCTCACGCGCGAGCGCTTCGACCTGATCCAAATCGAAAGCCTGGAAATGGCGACGTATCTGCCCACCATCCGCGCCACACAGCCCGGCACGCCCGTGATCTACGACTCGTTCAACGCCGAGTTTGAGTTGCAGCATTCTATTTACGAAGCGGAAAAAGGCTCGCTCAGGCACCTGCCCGGCTGGCTGTACTCACGAATCCAGTGGCAGCGCCTGATTCACTTCGAGGGCGAAGTTTGCCGGGACGTGTCACACGTGATCGCCGTCTCCGACGAAGACGCGGAAGCGTTCAGCCGCCTGCTACCCAATTGCAACGTGACGGTGATCCCCAATGGCATCGACACAGCGGCCTACGCACGCAGCACCTCACCCCTGGACCTGGGCGAGCATGCGCTGCTGTTCACCGGGTCGATGAGCTACCGGCCCAACGTGGACGCAGTGCTGTGGTTCGCCGAAAACGTGCTGGACACGATCCGTGCCGCCGTGCCGGACGCGCGCTTGTTCGTGGTGGGCAGCCAACCACACCCGCGTCTGGACAGCCTGCGCGAGCGCGACGACGTGGAAATCACCGGCTGGGTACCGGATGTGAACCCGTTCCTGCACGCGGCGGCGGTGACGGTCGTGCCCCTGCGCATGGGCAGCGGCACGCGCCTGAAGCTGCTGCAAGCAATGGCCGCAGGCCAGGCGATCGTCTCGACCCGGCTGGGCGCGGCGGGACTTGAGGTACGGGATGGGCGCGAACTTCGTCTGGCCGATAGCACGGACGACTTCGCCACCGCCGCCATCACCCTGCTGCGCGATCCTGCCTGCCGCTGCGCGCTCGGCGAAGCGGGCACCGCCTACGTGCAATCGCACCACGACTGGTCCACCATCGTGCCCGATTTGCTCGCGCTCTACGCACAAATCGTGGCCCGCTAG
- the murA gene encoding UDP-N-acetylglucosamine 1-carboxyvinyltransferase, protein MREQFVIEGNHRLHGEVTVSGNKNAALKMLPACLLTDEPVILTNMPDIADVRVTYDLMRSLGAEVELLGDHRVHVHAKDITTSTLPTDLCLQTRASVVFAGPVLARTGALEMPPPGGDVIGRRRLDTHILALRKLGTEVEFDGVFHMRAPSLHGADILLDEASVTATENALMVAVRAQGTTRIRNAASEPHVQDLCNMLNGMGAQIDGIGTNCLVIQGVERLHGGEFRVGADYLEVVSFIGAAVVTDSEIRIREADPHYLDMAALVFRRLGVEWAAEGNDIRVPRGQALVVERDLGNQIPEIKAQPWPAFPSDLMSIALTVATQSAGAVLFHEWMYNSRFFFTDKLTQMGARIILCDPHRAVVHGPTVLRGAPDISSPDIRAGMSLIIAALCARGTTVIRNIGQIDRGYERVEEKLQGLGAHIHREAVLTTA, encoded by the coding sequence ATGCGCGAGCAATTTGTGATCGAAGGCAATCACCGGCTGCACGGCGAGGTCACGGTCAGCGGTAACAAGAACGCCGCGCTGAAGATGCTGCCCGCCTGCCTGCTCACCGACGAGCCGGTCATCCTGACTAACATGCCAGACATCGCGGACGTGCGCGTCACTTACGACCTGATGCGCAGCCTCGGCGCGGAGGTCGAATTATTAGGTGACCATCGCGTGCATGTGCATGCAAAAGACATCACCACGTCCACTCTGCCCACCGATCTGTGCCTGCAAACGCGTGCTTCGGTCGTGTTCGCCGGGCCGGTCCTGGCGCGCACGGGTGCGCTGGAAATGCCCCCGCCGGGCGGCGATGTGATCGGGCGGCGGCGGCTGGACACACATATTCTGGCGCTGCGCAAGCTGGGCACGGAGGTCGAGTTCGACGGCGTGTTCCACATGCGCGCGCCATCGCTGCACGGCGCGGATATCCTGCTCGACGAAGCCAGCGTCACCGCAACCGAAAACGCGTTGATGGTCGCTGTCCGCGCGCAAGGCACGACCCGTATCCGCAACGCCGCGTCAGAGCCGCACGTGCAGGACCTGTGCAACATGCTGAACGGCATGGGCGCACAAATCGATGGCATCGGCACGAACTGTTTGGTGATCCAGGGCGTCGAGCGGCTGCACGGCGGCGAGTTCCGCGTCGGCGCGGACTACCTCGAAGTCGTTAGCTTTATCGGGGCAGCGGTCGTCACCGACAGCGAGATCCGCATCCGCGAAGCCGATCCGCACTATCTCGACATGGCAGCGCTGGTCTTCCGGCGTCTGGGCGTGGAGTGGGCAGCCGAGGGTAATGACATCCGCGTGCCGCGCGGTCAGGCGCTGGTCGTCGAGCGCGACCTGGGCAACCAGATCCCGGAGATCAAGGCGCAGCCCTGGCCCGCCTTCCCCTCCGACCTGATGAGCATCGCGCTGACGGTTGCCACGCAGTCGGCGGGCGCGGTGCTGTTCCACGAGTGGATGTACAACAGCCGCTTCTTCTTCACCGACAAGCTCACACAGATGGGCGCGCGCATCATCCTGTGCGATCCGCACCGCGCCGTGGTGCACGGCCCGACCGTGCTGCGGGGTGCGCCGGATATCAGCAGCCCAGACATCCGCGCGGGCATGTCGCTGATCATCGCAGCGCTGTGCGCGCGCGGCACAACGGTCATCCGCAACATCGGCCAGATCGACCGGGGCTACGAGCGCGTCGAAGAAAAGCTGCAGGGGCTGGGCGCACACATCCACCGCGAAGCGGTCCTGACCACCGCCTGA